The following are encoded together in the Weissella soli genome:
- a CDS encoding deoxynucleoside kinase, protein MVIITAGMIGVGKTTLTDLIAKHLGTKAFFEPVGENPVLPLYYADPKQYGFLLQIYFLNKRFAMIKKALADDNNVLDRSIYEDALFTQENHREGNISDAELDVYMTLLNNMMAELEATDKKRPDLMVFADADFDTILYRIKKRGRDYEQFDDNDELRTYYFKMWSAYKQWFNAYDASPKMRIDLQEYDLEDPENQAKVLALIDEQIARLDAQSN, encoded by the coding sequence ATGGTGATTATCACAGCCGGAATGATTGGAGTTGGTAAGACGACTCTAACAGATTTAATTGCAAAACATTTAGGAACTAAAGCCTTCTTTGAGCCAGTCGGGGAAAACCCTGTATTACCCCTGTACTACGCTGACCCAAAGCAATACGGTTTTCTTTTACAAATTTATTTCTTAAATAAGCGTTTTGCGATGATCAAAAAAGCACTCGCTGATGACAATAACGTTTTAGATCGTTCAATTTATGAAGATGCCCTATTTACGCAAGAAAATCATCGCGAAGGTAACATCTCAGATGCTGAATTAGATGTTTATATGACATTACTAAACAACATGATGGCTGAATTAGAAGCAACTGATAAGAAGCGTCCTGATTTAATGGTCTTTGCTGATGCTGATTTTGATACGATTCTCTACCGAATCAAAAAGCGTGGCCGTGATTATGAACAATTCGATGACAACGATGAGTTACGGACATACTACTTTAAGATGTGGTCAGCATACAAGCAATGGTTCAACGCTTACGATGCTTCTCCTAAAATGCGCATTGACTTGCAAGAATACGATTTGGAAGATCCTGAAAATCAAGCGAAGGTGCTTGCATTAATTGATGAGCAAATCGCGCGCTTAGATGCACAAAGTAACTAA
- a CDS encoding CPBP family intramembrane glutamic endopeptidase → MNNITKQFDTKWFTGIILLIIGLVLDLVIQFSGQFAIVLPQKWLHVTANSPIVLSLEIGVTLLVTWLAVSLFMKLLRKENPRIGFHKLDGRRLQWSLRGYGLILLGSLLTGILQTLIMGKTITSSNQAELESLVKSGFSGAIFVILLAVFVAPILEELIFRGVVINFFFTQRNWWANILLSGVLFGYFHVVFQEFQWFAFIQYSLMGMALAIVYKKTKQIQYAMITHFINNTVATLLILGLLLFK, encoded by the coding sequence ATGAATAATATAACTAAGCAATTTGATACCAAGTGGTTCACTGGCATCATCTTACTAATCATTGGCTTGGTTTTGGACTTAGTCATTCAGTTTTCCGGCCAATTCGCCATTGTCTTACCACAGAAATGGCTGCATGTGACGGCTAACTCACCAATTGTATTGAGTCTTGAAATTGGTGTCACGCTGTTAGTTACCTGGTTAGCAGTCAGTTTGTTCATGAAGCTGTTGCGTAAAGAAAATCCACGCATCGGGTTTCATAAACTTGATGGCCGTCGGTTGCAGTGGAGTCTGCGCGGTTATGGGCTCATTTTGTTAGGTAGTTTACTGACAGGTATTCTACAAACGCTGATCATGGGCAAAACAATCACCTCGAGTAACCAAGCTGAGCTAGAAAGTTTAGTTAAAAGTGGCTTTTCTGGGGCCATCTTTGTGATTCTATTGGCCGTCTTTGTGGCCCCCATCCTCGAAGAATTGATTTTCCGGGGTGTTGTGATTAATTTCTTTTTTACGCAGCGTAATTGGTGGGCTAACATCCTCTTATCAGGTGTGCTATTTGGGTATTTCCACGTGGTGTTCCAGGAATTCCAGTGGTTTGCTTTTATCCAATATAGTCTGATGGGGATGGCCTTGGCCATTGTTTATAAAAAAACCAAGCAGATTCAGTATGCCATGATCACACACTTTATCAACAATACTGTGGCAACATTATTGATTTTAGGCTTGCTGTTATTCAAGTAA
- the alr gene encoding alanine racemase, giving the protein MVVGYSRPTKITISQHAVTHNVNEVRQATGARMIFLALKANAYGYGLLEMGQAAERAGVDGIGVAILEEALALREAGIAMPILIMGIVDPKYAQVMAENNIMATVSDLAWLEQAQAVMDGRTRLLINVAVDTGMTRIGVRSQEALHELIDYIKGAPDYFVYQAIMTHFAESDSLNNDYFHYQLANWERLTAGIELPPMVHIANSGAAMYHADEIPTDVVRVGTVVYGVEPSRGQVRPANYLEPVLGLESALVYVKQMPAGVGVSYSHTYTTHAGEWIGTVPIGYGDGLSRNLQDFGVIINGQRARIVGQIAMDQLMVSLPEEVPVGTKVTFIGKNGGLENTLEDFSDHAGLAPWVVTTSLQERIKRELVD; this is encoded by the coding sequence ATGGTAGTCGGATATTCAAGACCAACAAAAATTACAATTTCGCAGCACGCAGTCACCCATAACGTTAATGAAGTACGACAGGCGACAGGTGCGCGTATGATTTTTCTCGCTCTGAAGGCCAATGCGTATGGCTATGGCCTCTTGGAAATGGGCCAGGCAGCAGAACGCGCTGGAGTAGACGGAATTGGCGTGGCCATTTTGGAAGAGGCGTTGGCCTTACGTGAAGCGGGAATCGCCATGCCAATCTTGATTATGGGCATCGTTGATCCAAAGTATGCGCAAGTCATGGCAGAGAATAATATTATGGCAACCGTGAGTGATCTGGCTTGGCTTGAACAAGCACAGGCGGTGATGGACGGCCGGACGCGCCTCCTGATCAACGTCGCAGTGGATACGGGCATGACCCGCATTGGTGTCCGGTCGCAAGAAGCGTTACATGAATTGATTGATTACATTAAAGGCGCACCTGATTATTTCGTTTACCAAGCGATTATGACACACTTTGCAGAATCTGATTCCCTTAACAATGATTATTTTCATTATCAATTGGCTAATTGGGAACGGTTGACCGCGGGGATTGAATTACCTCCTATGGTGCATATCGCGAATTCAGGGGCCGCCATGTATCACGCCGATGAAATTCCTACGGATGTGGTGCGCGTTGGCACCGTGGTCTATGGCGTTGAACCATCCCGGGGGCAAGTGCGACCAGCCAATTATCTGGAACCAGTCCTTGGACTCGAAAGTGCGTTAGTCTATGTCAAGCAAATGCCAGCCGGTGTCGGCGTCTCATACTCGCATACGTATACAACCCATGCTGGTGAGTGGATTGGCACAGTCCCAATTGGTTATGGGGATGGCTTATCACGGAACCTACAAGATTTCGGGGTCATCATCAATGGTCAGCGGGCACGCATCGTCGGCCAGATTGCCATGGATCAACTCATGGTCTCACTACCAGAAGAGGTTCCCGTTGGCACTAAGGTCACATTTATTGGTAAAAACGGTGGGTTAGAAAACACCCTTGAAGATTTTAGTGACCATGCGGGCTTGGCACCGTGGGTGGTAACCACCTCATTACAAGAACGTATCAAGCGTGAACTCGTTGATTAG
- a CDS encoding aspartate kinase, producing MKVIKFGGTSLADGPQLEKVIAIIDADATRQVVTVSAPGKRFSGDTKVTDLLLQYAQAAINGDDTQAIVAEIAARYQAIATYFHVDSTAIMPKIIEQLQHLAKQHYPSFDYLYAAFAGHGELLNAQLIAFILQATGHNARFVSPKELGMQTTGAPRAATLAEISYQKMAWFTLASDEIIVVPGFFAYDEHGYMNTFKRGGSDITGAILARGLKATVYENFTDVSSIYAVSPKIVANPAPIAKMTYREMRELAYAGFAVFSDEAIVPVIKAGIPINVRNTNEPAAPGTLIVPENEIATTHAITGIASDDRFATLYLHRYLLNKEIGFTRRLLDILYRHGISYEHMPTGIDDLSIIFDKSLTSRAQFEAMIADIRTEIQPDILEWHTDYALIMVVGEGMQEMHGAVANIIEPLTEAGINISMVNQGASRISVMLGLPADQVDAAVKVIYEQVY from the coding sequence ATGAAAGTTATTAAATTTGGGGGAACTTCACTAGCTGATGGCCCCCAATTAGAGAAAGTTATCGCCATCATTGATGCTGATGCAACCCGCCAAGTAGTGACTGTATCAGCTCCCGGCAAGCGTTTTTCCGGCGACACCAAAGTCACTGATCTATTGTTGCAATACGCGCAAGCTGCCATCAACGGCGATGATACGCAAGCCATCGTGGCTGAAATTGCAGCGCGTTATCAAGCAATTGCGACCTATTTCCACGTCGATAGTACTGCCATCATGCCCAAAATTATTGAGCAATTACAGCATTTGGCCAAACAGCACTACCCTTCGTTTGATTACCTCTACGCCGCTTTTGCTGGGCACGGTGAACTATTGAATGCCCAACTAATCGCATTTATTTTACAGGCAACTGGCCATAATGCTCGTTTTGTATCACCCAAAGAACTTGGTATGCAGACAACGGGTGCCCCCCGTGCCGCCACGCTAGCTGAAATCAGTTACCAAAAAATGGCTTGGTTTACACTGGCCAGTGATGAAATCATCGTGGTCCCCGGCTTCTTTGCCTACGACGAACATGGTTACATGAATACCTTTAAACGTGGTGGTTCAGACATTACGGGGGCCATTTTGGCACGTGGGTTGAAGGCTACTGTCTACGAAAATTTCACAGACGTGTCTTCAATCTATGCTGTCAGTCCAAAAATCGTGGCCAATCCTGCCCCCATCGCGAAAATGACGTATCGTGAAATGCGTGAACTGGCCTACGCGGGTTTTGCCGTTTTCAGCGATGAGGCAATTGTCCCGGTTATTAAGGCGGGCATCCCAATCAACGTCCGTAACACCAACGAACCAGCAGCACCGGGCACCCTCATTGTGCCCGAAAATGAAATTGCGACGACCCACGCCATTACGGGGATTGCCAGCGACGATCGGTTTGCAACGTTGTATCTACACCGCTACTTGCTCAATAAGGAAATTGGCTTCACCCGACGCCTGTTAGATATCTTGTATCGACATGGCATCTCATATGAGCATATGCCGACCGGAATTGATGATTTATCGATTATTTTCGATAAGTCACTCACTTCACGTGCCCAATTTGAAGCCATGATTGCTGACATTCGCACAGAAATCCAGCCCGATATTTTAGAATGGCATACCGATTACGCCTTGATCATGGTCGTTGGTGAGGGGATGCAAGAAATGCACGGTGCCGTCGCTAACATCATCGAACCGCTCACTGAAGCTGGCATCAATATTTCGATGGTCAACCAAGGAGCTTCACGGATTAGCGTGATGCTTGGTTTGCCTGCTGATCAAGTGGATGCCGCCGTGAAAGTAATTTATGAACAAGTTTACTAA
- the lysA gene encoding diaminopimelate decarboxylase has protein sequence MTTPYEVSEEGELSIGGITANALAAEFQTPLYVYDVTKIRQSMRAFQQVFDEEQIDYVVSFASKAFATTAMYEIAAQEGIHLDVVSGGEIATALNANYPMAHVSFNGNNKSEAELIMALDNGLGTIIVDNLYELNMLSELAAERGIVQNILLRITPGIEAHTHEFIQTGQTDSKFGFDVDSGQAEEAYHIASGTASLHVLGVHAHIGSQIFDVTGFEAAAEKLVAIVHDWGFDPEVINTGGGFGIRYTDEDHPKPASEFVTAIIAKIREKTGAYGMPMPAIWIEPGRSIVGEAGTTLYTIGSRKDVPGIRSYLAVDGGMGDNIRPAMYQANYEAVLVDQLDAPTEQVVRVAGKYCESGDVLVWQQALPKTKPGDVLAVLSTGAYGYSMASNYNRNPIPAVVFVEDGEAKEVVARQTYSDILRLDRHYI, from the coding sequence ATGACAACCCCTTATGAAGTAAGTGAAGAAGGCGAATTGAGCATCGGTGGGATCACGGCGAATGCATTGGCAGCTGAATTTCAAACACCGCTCTACGTCTATGACGTGACGAAAATTCGACAGTCGATGCGCGCCTTCCAGCAAGTGTTTGATGAAGAACAGATTGATTACGTGGTGAGTTTTGCTTCCAAGGCCTTTGCGACAACGGCGATGTACGAAATTGCCGCCCAGGAAGGGATTCATCTGGATGTTGTTTCCGGCGGTGAAATTGCCACGGCTTTGAATGCGAACTATCCAATGGCCCATGTGTCATTTAATGGTAATAACAAGTCGGAAGCTGAATTAATCATGGCCTTAGACAATGGTCTAGGGACAATTATCGTAGATAACCTTTATGAATTGAACATGTTATCTGAATTGGCTGCTGAACGGGGTATCGTGCAAAATATTTTGCTGCGTATCACACCAGGTATTGAAGCCCATACCCATGAATTTATTCAAACTGGTCAGACTGATTCAAAATTTGGCTTTGATGTCGACAGCGGTCAAGCTGAAGAAGCTTACCATATCGCCAGCGGGACCGCGTCATTGCATGTGCTGGGTGTGCATGCTCACATCGGCTCACAAATTTTTGATGTCACGGGGTTTGAAGCTGCTGCTGAAAAATTAGTGGCTATCGTCCATGATTGGGGCTTTGATCCTGAAGTGATTAATACCGGTGGTGGCTTTGGTATTCGCTATACCGACGAAGATCACCCTAAGCCGGCTAGTGAATTTGTCACGGCCATCATCGCTAAGATTCGGGAAAAGACGGGTGCCTATGGCATGCCGATGCCGGCCATTTGGATTGAACCTGGCCGCTCAATCGTTGGTGAGGCTGGGACGACCTTGTACACGATTGGCTCACGCAAGGATGTACCTGGCATTCGTTCGTATTTGGCCGTTGATGGGGGCATGGGTGATAATATTCGACCAGCAATGTACCAGGCCAATTATGAGGCGGTGTTGGTTGATCAACTAGACGCGCCAACGGAACAGGTCGTGCGGGTTGCGGGTAAGTACTGTGAATCGGGGGATGTTTTGGTCTGGCAACAAGCCTTGCCTAAGACAAAGCCCGGGGATGTCCTAGCTGTTCTTTCAACGGGTGCCTATGGTTACTCAATGGCTTCAAATTACAATCGTAACCCGATTCCAGCCGTTGTCTTCGTGGAAGATGGCGAGGCCAAGGAAGTGGTTGCGCGTCAAACTTATTCCGACATCCTGCGCTTGGACCGGCATTACATTTAA
- a CDS encoding NADP-dependent oxidoreductase produces the protein MKAAIIKNFGDKTELQVVSDYPAPSINDDQVLVAISATSVNPIDYKARQGLLSGRFQWQFPVVLGWDVAGEIIAIGKNVTDFSIGQRVFARPANDVTGRFGSYAEFMAVDTNQLAKIPDNLTDSEAAAVPLAGETALQMLRALQIGPGKKVLIQAGAGGVGIFAIQLAKLMGAQVATTVSGSNIALVQQLGADIAIDYHKHAIQDTLSDYDAVLDTIGDIDGGMDILSSGGRLITISASLSPEQTQRAQNEAKIIATGWLQPNGQDLQQLADYIANDQLKIIIDSQYPLTTSGIQAAHARIESHHARGKIIINL, from the coding sequence ATGAAAGCTGCTATCATTAAAAATTTTGGAGACAAAACAGAGCTACAGGTTGTATCAGATTATCCAGCACCATCGATCAATGATGATCAAGTCCTCGTGGCTATCTCTGCGACGAGTGTCAATCCGATCGACTACAAAGCCCGGCAAGGATTGCTTAGTGGTAGGTTTCAATGGCAATTTCCAGTGGTCCTTGGTTGGGACGTTGCAGGAGAAATCATCGCAATAGGAAAAAATGTCACCGATTTTTCAATTGGTCAACGTGTCTTTGCTCGTCCTGCAAATGATGTGACTGGTCGCTTCGGATCTTACGCCGAATTCATGGCCGTTGATACCAACCAATTGGCTAAGATACCTGATAATTTAACAGATTCTGAAGCCGCCGCCGTTCCTTTAGCTGGTGAGACCGCCCTCCAAATGTTACGGGCATTACAAATTGGCCCGGGTAAAAAGGTCTTAATTCAGGCTGGTGCTGGTGGTGTTGGTATTTTTGCTATCCAACTAGCAAAATTAATGGGAGCGCAAGTCGCCACCACTGTCAGTGGATCCAATATTGCCTTAGTGCAACAATTGGGTGCTGATATTGCTATTGATTATCATAAGCATGCCATCCAAGATACCCTATCAGACTATGATGCTGTCTTAGATACGATTGGTGATATCGATGGTGGTATGGATATTTTATCGTCGGGTGGGCGCTTAATTACTATTTCTGCCAGTCTTTCACCGGAACAAACCCAACGGGCACAAAATGAAGCTAAAATAATTGCCACTGGCTGGCTACAACCAAACGGTCAAGACCTACAACAATTGGCAGATTATATCGCAAATGATCAGTTAAAAATAATCATTGATTCACAATACCCGCTGACCACTAGTGGCATTCAAGCAGCCCATGCGCGCATCGAATCACATCACGCACGCGGAAAAATTATTATCAATTTGTAA
- a CDS encoding N-acetyldiaminopimelate deacetylase — translation MVWTTEELIRVRRALHAMPELALQEYETHRYLLNEISQLNQDWLTIRTVPEVPTAILVRLQGTHPTRTIGYRADMDALPIEEATGLPFSSRHAGVMHACGHDIHMTVGLGILAYFAEQQPKDNLIFFFQPAEEADFGGKHVYDLGVFSGEWRPDEFYGLHDNPQLPTGQIATRPGTLFAGTTEIHVTFTGKGGHAAFPQDSNDAIVAGAAFVSQVQTVVSRNVDPVQGGVVTLGTFQAGTAGNIIAETAHLDGTIRAFTQTNLVNMQQRVRTIAEAIGTMYGVQVDLELIQGGYMPVENDATLAQLMIDYFQADPTVAFADIAPAMTGEDFGFLLQQFPGVMFWLGVGDPDHPLHHAKMSPNEGALAAGVDAMVGFLNYRMEQ, via the coding sequence ATGGTATGGACAACTGAAGAACTAATTCGGGTGCGTCGTGCACTCCATGCCATGCCCGAATTAGCGTTACAAGAATATGAAACACACCGGTACTTGTTAAATGAAATTAGCCAATTGAATCAAGATTGGTTAACTATTCGAACTGTGCCAGAAGTGCCCACTGCAATTTTGGTACGCCTGCAGGGAACCCACCCTACCCGCACGATCGGTTACAGGGCGGACATGGATGCGTTGCCGATTGAAGAGGCTACGGGCTTACCCTTTAGTTCCCGGCATGCCGGGGTCATGCATGCATGTGGTCATGATATTCATATGACTGTTGGGCTGGGGATTCTAGCATACTTTGCCGAACAACAACCGAAAGACAATTTAATTTTCTTTTTCCAACCGGCTGAGGAAGCTGACTTTGGGGGTAAACATGTCTACGATTTAGGGGTCTTTAGTGGTGAATGGCGCCCAGATGAATTCTACGGGCTACATGACAATCCACAGTTACCGACTGGTCAAATTGCGACTCGGCCGGGGACCTTGTTTGCGGGGACTACTGAAATTCATGTGACCTTTACCGGAAAGGGTGGCCATGCAGCCTTCCCACAAGATAGCAATGATGCCATCGTCGCCGGCGCAGCGTTTGTCAGTCAGGTACAAACAGTGGTGTCGCGCAATGTCGATCCTGTTCAAGGAGGCGTGGTGACACTGGGGACCTTCCAAGCAGGTACCGCCGGTAATATTATTGCGGAAACGGCCCATCTAGATGGCACGATTCGCGCCTTTACACAAACGAATTTGGTAAACATGCAACAGCGTGTCCGCACAATTGCTGAGGCCATTGGCACGATGTATGGCGTGCAGGTTGATTTGGAACTGATTCAAGGTGGGTATATGCCCGTCGAAAACGATGCGACATTGGCGCAACTCATGATTGATTACTTTCAAGCAGATCCCACGGTCGCTTTTGCAGATATTGCGCCAGCGATGACGGGTGAGGACTTTGGCTTCTTACTACAGCAATTTCCTGGGGTGATGTTTTGGTTAGGCGTTGGTGATCCAGACCATCCCCTACATCATGCCAAAATGAGTCCCAATGAAGGGGCTTTAGCGGCTGGGGTAGATGCGATGGTTGGCTTTTTGAATTATCGAATGGAGCAATAA
- the mscL gene encoding large conductance mechanosensitive channel protein MscL, translating into MKKFISEFRDFIVRGNVMDLAVAFIMGAAFTTVVKSVVDDLMMPLIGIVTKSVSFANIVWQVGSAQIKIGSFISTLITFIFTSLAVFVMIKGINAAQNLRKKSDKEEEAEVVAETELSVLLEIRDTLAKNEAK; encoded by the coding sequence ATGAAAAAGTTTATTTCAGAATTCCGTGATTTTATCGTCCGTGGTAACGTTATGGACCTTGCCGTTGCATTTATTATGGGTGCTGCATTCACAACTGTTGTGAAATCAGTTGTTGATGACTTGATGATGCCATTGATTGGTATCGTGACCAAGTCTGTTTCTTTTGCTAACATTGTTTGGCAAGTCGGATCTGCACAAATCAAAATTGGATCATTCATCTCAACTTTGATTACATTCATCTTCACATCACTAGCCGTGTTCGTGATGATCAAGGGGATCAATGCTGCACAAAACCTGCGTAAGAAGTCTGATAAAGAAGAAGAAGCTGAAGTGGTTGCTGAAACAGAATTGTCTGTCTTGTTGGAAATCCGTGATACATTGGCTAAGAACGAAGCAAAGTAA
- a CDS encoding heavy metal-binding domain-containing protein, with protein sequence MQEILITTTENVAGYHVTETYGEVFGLTTRSRNVFSTIGQSFKTIVGGEIKGYTKLQHAARDTAIRRLKDEARALGANAVIMMRFDSSSASIGDSVTAYGTAVRIEKTTFKHP encoded by the coding sequence ATGCAAGAAATTTTAATCACTACGACTGAAAATGTTGCCGGCTATCATGTGACAGAGACTTATGGCGAAGTATTTGGCCTGACAACGCGGTCGCGTAATGTTTTTTCAACTATTGGGCAGTCCTTTAAAACGATTGTTGGTGGGGAAATCAAAGGATATACTAAATTACAACATGCTGCCCGTGATACTGCTATCAGACGTTTAAAGGATGAAGCGCGGGCATTGGGTGCTAATGCTGTTATCATGATGCGTTTTGATTCATCATCAGCAAGTATCGGTGACTCGGTCACAGCTTATGGTACAGCTGTCCGCATCGAAAAAACAACGTTTAAGCATCCTTGA
- the dapD gene encoding 2,3,4,5-tetrahydropyridine-2,6-dicarboxylate N-acetyltransferase, whose translation MAELDAQSIINYIATAPKKTPVKVYIAGELTGLEIPDGVEAFLEVSTGVLFGDLAVIRPLLASPAITQSHLEILARNSGVPLLDYDDIKARIEPGAVIREQVRIGDNAVIMMGAIINIGAEVGAGTMIDMGAVLGGRAIVGKHSHIGAGAVLAGVVEPASATPVIIEDNVLVGANAVVIEGVHVGEGAVVAAGAIVTKDVPAHTVVAGVPARVIKEIDAKTEAKTALIDALRTLD comes from the coding sequence ATGGCAGAACTAGATGCACAATCAATCATTAACTATATTGCAACCGCACCCAAGAAAACGCCGGTTAAGGTGTACATTGCTGGTGAATTAACTGGTTTGGAAATTCCTGATGGCGTGGAGGCATTTCTAGAAGTGTCAACGGGCGTGCTTTTTGGTGATTTGGCAGTCATTCGGCCGTTATTAGCAAGTCCAGCGATTACGCAAAGCCATCTTGAAATCTTGGCCCGTAATTCAGGGGTACCCTTGTTGGACTACGATGATATCAAGGCCCGCATTGAACCAGGCGCTGTGATCCGTGAACAAGTCCGCATCGGTGATAATGCGGTGATTATGATGGGTGCTATCATCAATATCGGGGCGGAAGTTGGCGCAGGGACCATGATCGATATGGGGGCCGTTTTGGGTGGTCGTGCCATCGTCGGTAAGCATAGTCATATTGGTGCCGGCGCCGTCCTAGCTGGTGTCGTTGAGCCAGCGTCAGCCACACCGGTGATTATTGAAGATAACGTCTTAGTTGGTGCCAATGCGGTGGTCATCGAGGGTGTCCATGTTGGCGAGGGTGCCGTAGTTGCGGCTGGTGCGATTGTGACCAAAGATGTGCCAGCACATACTGTGGTGGCTGGAGTACCTGCCCGGGTCATCAAGGAAATTGATGCTAAGACGGAAGCTAAGACGGCTTTGATCGATGCCTTGCGCACACTAGATTAG
- a CDS encoding Cof-type HAD-IIB family hydrolase has translation MTYKMLVSDLDETLLNNDGTIHEANVKAIREAVAHGFKFVPNTGRSYTSVQDLLTTLGLRDQAGQFVISYNGGAIVENKDNQVLLARAMDLTLAQKVFDAGLVNDQVDVHIYTVDTLFIYNISPSDERYMHERGVSYEIVETTDLAFLQTQAPLMKVIFEHPDTDVQHAIHDAVLAAVGDTAVEATYSSGRYVEFNPKGVDKGNAALLLGEKLGIARDEIMAIGDNSNDIKMLEAVGLGVSVANGIPAVKAVADLVLERTNNEGAVAELLNTYVLHEGADQA, from the coding sequence ATGACGTATAAGATGCTGGTTTCTGATTTAGATGAAACCTTATTGAACAATGATGGGACCATTCATGAAGCCAATGTTAAGGCAATCCGTGAGGCGGTGGCACATGGATTTAAGTTCGTACCAAACACAGGGCGTTCATATACTTCAGTGCAAGATCTGTTGACGACATTGGGGTTGCGTGATCAAGCTGGGCAATTTGTGATTTCATACAATGGTGGGGCCATTGTTGAGAACAAAGACAATCAAGTGTTATTGGCCCGCGCGATGGACTTAACCTTAGCGCAAAAAGTATTTGATGCTGGTTTGGTGAATGACCAAGTTGACGTGCACATTTATACCGTTGATACCTTGTTTATCTATAATATTTCACCATCTGATGAGCGTTATATGCATGAACGAGGGGTTTCATATGAAATCGTTGAGACGACTGATTTGGCGTTCTTGCAGACGCAAGCGCCCCTGATGAAAGTGATTTTTGAACATCCTGATACTGATGTCCAACATGCCATTCATGATGCTGTCTTGGCAGCAGTCGGTGACACGGCCGTCGAGGCAACATACTCATCAGGGCGCTATGTAGAATTTAATCCAAAGGGTGTCGATAAGGGTAACGCCGCGCTACTACTAGGGGAAAAATTAGGTATTGCCCGTGACGAAATCATGGCAATCGGTGATAATTCTAACGATATCAAGATGTTAGAGGCTGTCGGTCTAGGGGTTTCAGTTGCTAATGGTATCCCAGCGGTTAAAGCAGTGGCTGACCTGGTATTAGAGCGTACCAATAATGAAGGGGCGGTTGCTGAATTATTAAATACGTATGTGTTACATGAAGGAGCTGACCAGGCATGA
- a CDS encoding TIGR02328 family protein codes for MRLWHEKLIKQLPRQQLLGQHRECCALRGGGWGKKHATVDYVFKYSPYKLFQYHELVMQEMLARGYVPNQNWFNPLYRGTKTPAYSTLAIVALTTPIYPEHNDDYYAECIDNLLGKGIELTK; via the coding sequence ATGCGATTATGGCACGAGAAATTAATTAAGCAACTACCCCGCCAACAACTCTTAGGGCAACATCGCGAATGTTGCGCTCTTCGTGGTGGTGGCTGGGGTAAAAAACACGCAACTGTCGACTATGTTTTTAAATATTCACCATACAAACTATTTCAATACCATGAATTAGTGATGCAAGAAATGCTTGCTCGGGGCTATGTTCCTAACCAAAATTGGTTTAATCCACTCTACCGCGGCACCAAAACACCAGCCTACTCTACGTTAGCTATCGTCGCGCTAACCACACCGATTTATCCTGAGCATAATGATGATTATTATGCTGAATGTATCGACAATCTCTTGGGCAAAGGCATTGAACTTACTAAATAA